From the genome of Pseudonocardia sp. EC080619-01:
CCTGCACGGTGCGGTCCAGCTCCAGGGTCACCGGCTGCCCGGGCCCCGGCGGGGTGCCGGTCAGCGAACGGGCCGTGGACCCGTCCGCACCGACGGCGTCGACCGACCAGCCGGGCGTCCCGCCCGCGGCCTTGTCGATCTCGGCGCGGGCGCCCTGGATCACCTGGCCCGCGAACCCGGAGTCCGGGGGCAGCAGCCGGGTCGACGGCGCGAACCGCACCCCGGGGAGCTCGTAGATCCGGTCACGGACGCGCTGGTAGTCCGGCTGGCGCAGGACGGCGACCGTGTACGCCTGCCCCTCCGGGGTCCCGTTCGCGCCGGCGGTGATGCTCTGCCGGGTGATCGCGGGGTCGACCCCGCCGAGCGCGGAGCCGAGCGGCCCCGCGGCCTGGGCGACGTTGCGCTTGTCCAGGGTGATCGTGACGACCGGGGTGGGCGCGAGCAGCGTCGCGCCGCTCGCGTCGAGCACCGGAGCCGGATCGGCCGTGACGGTGCGGGCGACCGGGCGCTGCCCGTCGGCCAGGTCCGGCGCGAACGCCGCCGGGGACCAGTCGACCGCCCAGCCGGTGTCGTTCGCGTCCGTCTCCGGGGCGGCGACGAGGGGCAGGTCCAGGGTGTAGTTCCAGGCCCGGCCCTGCCCGAGGTCCCAGTTCACCTCGATCGTCGAGGTGGCCCGCTCCCCCTCGGTGCGGGTGCCGGTGACCCGCGCGGTCATCGCGGTCGCGGACAGGTCGGTGCGGGCGCGCTCGAGGTACGGTCCGGCCGCTGCCGGGTCGGTCGTGTACCCGCCCGCGACGGGCGCGTTGCCGGCCGCCCACGCCTCGGCGTACCGCTCGGCCGTCGTGCCTGCCCCCTCCCAGGGACGCAGCAGCGCCACGACGACGCCGGCCGCCGCCAGGACGGCGATCACGGCAGCGAGGACGACGGGGCGGTTCCGCAGGGAGCGCACGGTCGGTCAGTATGCCCACCCGGAGATCACGTGGAGATGAAGCCCCGGGGCAGCCGGCTCAGAACAGGACCGTCGCGAACCGGGCGACCTGGGTGAACCCCACCCGCCGGTACGCGGCGCGGGCCGGGGTGTTGAAGGCGTTGACGTACAGGCTGGCGCACCGGCCCATCGCGGACAGCGCCATCGCGACCGAGGCGGTGCCGGACGTCCCGAGGCCGTGCCCGCGCCAGGCCGGGTGCACCCAGACGCCCTGGATCTGCCCGACCGTCCGGGACAACGCACCGACCTCGGCCTTGAACACGACCTCGCCCTCGTGGAACCGGGCGAACGCCCGCCCCGAGGTGATCAGCTCGGCGACCCGGGCGCGGTACCCCGCGCCGCCGTCGCCGTCACGGGGGTCGACGCCGACCTCCTCGGTGAACATCGCGACGGCCGCCGGCAGGTAGCGGTCCAGCTCGGCGATCCGCACCGGGCGCACGTGCGGGTCGGGCGCCACCGCGGGCGGCCCCTGCAGCGCCATCAGTGGCTGGTCGGCGCGGATCTCGCGGGCCGGGCCCCAGCCGGGGGCGAGCTCGTCCCACAGCGGCATGACCAGCTCGGCACGGCCGACCAGCGACGAGCAGACCCGCCCACCACGCCGCGCGCGGTCGGCGAAGGCGCGGATCGCGGCACGCTCGCCCCGCAGCGGGACCAGGTTGGCCCCGGAGAAGCAGAGCCCGTCGGCCGGCCCGCCGTACGACCACAGCTCACCGCCGAGCCGCCACGGATCCAGGCCCACGGCCTCGACGCGGGCGGCGACCATGCACGAGGCGACCGGATCGGCGTCGAGGGCGTCGTGCACCCCGGAGCGGTGACGATCGTCGAGAAGCCGTGCACCGGCCACCCTCAGCACGTCGGTCATCATGCCACGCGGACGGGACGCCAGCGCAGAGCCTTGTTCAGCCGACCGTCACCTGTGGCTCGCCCGTGGCGCCGTCGACCGGCTCGCCCATCTCCTCGGCGATCCGCATGGCCTCCTCGATGAGGGTCTCCACGATCTTGTGCTCCGGCACGGTCTTGATGACCTCGCCCTTCACGAAGATCTGGCCCTTGCCGTTGCCGGAGGCGACGCCGAGGTCGGCCTCGCGGGCCTCGCCCGGACCGTTCACGACGCAGCCCATGACGGCCACCCGCAGCGGGACCTCCATGCCGGTCAGGCCGGCGGTGACCTCGTCGGCGAGGGTGTAGACGTCGACCTGGGCCCGCCCGCAGGACGGGCAGGACACGATCTCCAGCTTGCGCGGGCGCAGGTTCAGCGACTCGAGGATCTGCTGGCCGACCTTGATCTCCTCGACCGGCGGCGCGGACAGGGACACCCGGATCGTGTCGCCGATCCCCTGGCGCAGCAGCGCGCCGAACGCGACCGCGGACTTGATGGTGCCCTGGAACGCCGGGCCGGCCTCGGTGACGCCGAGGTGCAGCGGGTAGTCGCACTGCTCGGCCAGCAGCTCGTAGGCACGGACCATGACGACCGGGTCGTTGTGCTTCACCGAGATCTTGATGTCGTGGAAGTCGTGCTCGGCGAACAGGCTCGCCTCCCACAGCGCGGACTCGGCGAGGGCCTCCGGCGTGGCCTTGCCGTGCTTCTCCATCAGCCGCTTGTCCAGCGAGCCGGCGTTGACGCCGATCCGGATCGGCGTGCCGTGGTCGCGCGCGGCGTGCGCGATCTCCTTGACCTGGTCGTCGAACTTGCGGATGTTGCCGGGGTTCACCCGGACCGCGGCGCAGCCCGCCTCGATCGCGGCGAACACGTACTTCGGCTGGAAGTGGATGTCGGCGATCACCGGGATCTGCGACTTCTGCGCGATGGCCGGGAGGGCCTCGGCGTCGTCGGCGGACGGGCACGCGACACGGACGATGTCGCAGCCGGACGCGGTCAGCTCCGCGATCTGCTGCAACGTCGCGTTGACGTCCGAGGTCAGGGTGGTCGTCATCGACTGGACGGAGATCGGGTGGTCGGAGCCGACGCCGACCGGCCCGACCTGCAGCTGCCGGGTCTTCCGGCGCGGGGCCAGGGTCGGCGCGGGCGCGGAGGGCATACCCAGGGAGACGCTCACGACCCCCACTATCCCATCGCTGCGCGCAGCGTGCCGTCTCCGGTGAGGAGGGGCACTGCGCTCCCCCCGCTCGACGGAGAGCGGTGGTGGCCGTAACCGCGGCCTGACCAGTGCAGGGGTACAGCCCCAGCAGCTCGCACACCGCTCGACTCATGGCCCGGAAGGCCCTCGACCAATCGCCGCACGATCGCTCAGTCCACGGCTGATAACGAGTAGATCACCACGAGCACGGACCGGCACCGCTGCAAGCGTGATTACTCACCAGTTCCCACACTCCAAGATTTGACGCCGCGTAACCGGCCAGCCTCGCGAGCGGCAAATGGCCGCACTTTTGGGCGAGACAGCCAATCAAGAGTTGCACTTGGAGAGACAACACCCAACCATTAGGCGAGCAGAAGGGAGTCGGCAACCGTGAAACACAGACTGATCATCTTTCTCGTCGCGCTAGCCACAATGAGCCTACTTGGGGTCAGCCCGGCGTCAGCAAGCCCTCAAATTCCGTCGCGCGCTTATACGACGGCCTCTATCCATTCTCAGTCGGATGTAAGTCAAGGTGTTGAGATGTGCAACGGCCTGATTTCTAACACCTTCACAATGTCCAAGGTGATAAATGTCAAGACGGAGCCCGCAACTGGCAAGAAGTATAAGAATCCGCCGTCTACGAGTATCAATGTATACTACGACAACGGCCTACAGTGTCACGTCATCGTTCGAAACGGGAAGGCCTTGCACGGGCCCCATGCCAGAACTCCCGACGAGAAACCTGCAGTGTCGGTATGACACAACATGCAGACGAGGCGATCCAGGCAGAAGTGCTGGACCTGCTTCTAATGGGTCCGGAAACGACGGCAGCCCTTGCCGCAATGCTTGACGAGACGACTGAGAGTCAGGTTCTCAAATCACACCCGTCGGTCTACTCAGGGGTTAGCAAAGCAACTAGTCAACTCGAACGGGAAAATCTCATTCGTAAATCGGCGCACTTCCGCGATAATTGGGAGTTGACAGATCATGGCACCGCGCGTGCTCGCCTGAGCGATCTCACCAAGGACGAATCCCTGGACAACGATTAAGCGGAAATATCATGTTCTGCCCTGGTTCTCCTGTGCGTCCTGCAGCGTCGACGAGTGCGGCAGCCAGGTGGCCAACTCGATCGGCCAGCCGTCGTCGGCCAGCAGGCGCACCACCGCCGGGTCGTCGTCGAGCATCATCGCGACCTCCCGCTCCTCGGCGAGCAGGCGCAGCACCTCGCGCTTGACGTAGCGGGCGGGCCGCAGGTCGTCGTCGGCGCGCATGAACAGCGGTCCCGTCGGCAGGCCGCACCCAGCGAGCCAGCGCTCGGTGAGCCGCCGGTTCCGCTCCGGGCGCCCGGTCAGGTAGACGACGTCGAACTCCTTCTGTGCCTCCCGCAGCCGCTCCGCGCCCTCGTCGAGCAGCGGGTCGGCGTGCGCGGCGGCGAAGAACTTCTCCCAGCGGTGCACGTCGAGGAAGTGCAGCCGGTGCGAGACGTCGGCGAGGACACCGTCGATGTCGAAGACCGCGAGCGGCCTGTCGCCACACTGCGCGGTCACCCGAAGAACCGGACCGGGTTGACGATGTCGGCGATCGCGAGAAGGAGCGAGAAACCGATGAAGACGAGCACGAAGACGTAGGCGAACGGCAGGAGCTTAGCCGCATCGACCGGCCCCGGATCGGGTCTACCGAGGAGCCGCGCGGTGTTCCTCTTGATCGCCTCCCAGATGGCCGGAACGATCTGGCCCCCGTCCAGTGGCGGGATCGGGAGCAGGTTGAGCAGGAACAACGAGATGTTCACCGCCGCGAGGAGCCCGAGAAATAGGGACACGTCCTGCTGCCAGGGGACGTCGTCCTGAGCGAGGATCTCGCCTCCGATACGAGAGACTCCGACGACGCCGACGGGGCTGTCCGGCGCACGCTCCTCACCGAGGAACGCAGCGCCGAAAAGTGCGGGGACACGCTCCGGGATCTGCGTGATCGCCTCGCCGCTGCGGACGATCATGGCGCCCATCTCCGTCGCCACCGTGCCGGGACCCTGCCGCACGTAGTCGGGGAGCAGGGACACCCCGATGAAGCCGGCCGTGACCGTGCGCGCCGGGTCCCGGAGATCCTGGACCTCGTTGTCGATGATGGTCACCGACGTCGCGATCCGCTCGCCATCTCGGTCGATGACGATCGGGGTCGGTCCCGACGCGACCCGGATGGCCTCGCGCAACTGCTGCCCCTGGGCCTCGGCGATGTCCTGGCCGGCGATGCTCACGATCCGATCACCGGGGAGCAGGCCCGCGGCCGCCGCGGGCGTCAGCGGCGCATCCACCGGGCACTGCTCGACCTGCTGGGTCACCGCGACGCTCGCCGGGACAACACACTCACTGACGTCGGAGATGCGGGTGCCGTCGGTCGCCTGTCCCACGCCCATCAGCAGGATCGCGAACACCACGACCGCCAGGATCAGGTTCATGAACGGCCCGGCGAACATGACGACGATCCGCTTCCACGGCGCGCGGGTCCAGAACTGCCGGTCCTCGTCCTGCGGCAGCACGTCCATCTGCGACTGCCGCCGGGCGTCGTCCATCAGGCCCTGGAACGGGCCGGTGCGCCGGCTGCGGCCGAGCCGCCCGGACCCGGGGGCCGGCGGCAGCATCCCGATCATGCGGACGTAGCCGCCGAGCGGGATCGCCTTGATCCCGTACTCGGTCTCGCCCCTCTTCACCGACCAGATCGTCCGGCCGAACCCGACCATGAACTCGGGGACCTTGATCCCGAACCAGCGGGCCGTCGTGAAGTGGCCCAGCTCGTGCCAGGCGATCGACAGGAGCAGCCCGAAGAAGAAGATCGCGATACCGACGATCGTCCAGAGCACGGTCACGACGCCGCCTTCTCCCGCGCGTGGGCGCGGGCCCACTCCTCGGCCGCCAGCACGTCCGCCACGGTAGCGGGGTCACCCGTCCAGGCGTCGGCCGCCTCCAGCACCTCACCGAGCAGGTCGGTCACGCCCAGGTAGCCGATCCTGCCCTGCACGAACGCCGCCACGAGCTCCTCGTTGGCCGCGTTGAGCACGGCGGGCACGCAGCCGCCGGCGAGACCGGCGGCGCGGGCGAGCCGGACGCCGGGGAACGCGTCGTCGTCGAGGGGCTCGAAGGTCCAGGTCTGCGCCTCGGCGAAGTCGCAGGCGGCGGACGCTCCGGGGAGCCGGTCCGGCCATCCCAGCGCGAGCGCGATCGGCAGCCGCATGTCCGGCGGCGACGCCTGGGCGATCGTGGAGCCGTCGGCGAAGGTGACCATCGAGTGCACGATCGACTGCGGGTGCACGGTGACGTCGATCCGGTCGTACGGGGTACCGAACAGCAGGTGCGCCTCGATCACCTCGAGTCCCTTGTTCACCAGGGTCGCCGAGTTGATCGTGATGACCGGGCCCATGTCCCAGGTGGGGTGCTTGAGCGCCTGGTCGAGGGTCACGTCGGCCAGCGAGGCCCGGTCCCGGCCGCGGAACGGCCCGCCGGACGCGGTCAGGACGAGCCGGTCGACCTCCGACGCCCGGCCGCCGCGCAGGCACTGGGCCAGCGCGGAGTGCTCGGAGTCGACCGGCACGATCTGCCCGGGCCCGGCGGCGGCGAGCACCAGCGGCCCGCCCGCGACCAGCGACTCCTTGTTCGCCAGCGCCAGCCGGGCCCCCGACTCCAGCGCGGCCAGCGTCGGCCGGAGCCCGCGGGACCCGGTGATGCCGTTGAGCACGATGTCGGCGCCCGCGGCGGCGACGAGCTCGGTCGCGGCGTCCGGCCCGTCGAGCACCTCGACGCCCGGGAGCTGCTCCCGCAGTGCCTCCGCCGCGGCCGGGGACGACACGGCGACCCGCGGCACCCGGTGCTCCCGCGCCTGGGCGGCCAGCGCGGGCACGTCCGACCCGCCGGCGGCCAGCCCGGTGACGGCGAACCCGCCGGCCTTCGCGATCACATCGAGGGCCTGGGCGCCGATCGACCCGGTACTGCCCAACACGACGAGTGACTTCATCACCGTCCATCATCCTCGCCCCGCGTGCTGTGCGACGATGGCCCCGCAGTGAGCGGAGCGGGAGGAACCACCGTGGCGAGCAACACACGCGAGGTCGCGATCAGGTCGGGCGTCGACCCCGAGGCGGAGCCGTCGGTCGACTGGGGATGGCACCAGAACTTCACGAAGGGCCTCCCGATCGCCGCGGGCCTCACGGGCGTCGTCCTGCTGCTGTTCCTGATCGGCCACCCGGCCAGCTGGACCGAGATCCTCTACATGGCGATCCCGGCCGTGTTCTGCCTGGTCGGCGCCGTCGTGTACCCGATCTACAAGCGGCGCAGCTGGCGGCACTGAGCAGGACGTGGCCGCCAGCGCGGGTGAGCCGGTCGAGCTGACGATCGGCGACCGCGTCGTGCGGCTGTCCAGCCCGGACCGCGTCTACTTCCCGGCCCGGGGCGAGACCAAGCGGGACCTGGCCGCGTACTACGAGTCCGTGGGCGACGGCATCGTCCGCGCGCTCCGCGACCGGCCCTGCATGCTGCACCGGTTCCCCACCGGCGTCACCGGGGAGAAGGTGCACCAGAAGCGGCTGCCGCGCGGTGCCCCGGACTGGGTCCGCACGGTGCGCGTGCACTTCCCGCGCTTCAACCGCACCGCAGACGAGTTGTGCGTGGGCCACCTCGCCGACGTCGTGTGGGCGGTGCAGATGTCCACCGTCGAGTTCCACCCGTGGAACTCCCGCGCGGCCGACGTCGAGTCCCCCGACGAGTGGCGGATCGACCTCGACCCGATGCCCTCGGCCGGCTGGGGCGACGTGCGGCGGGTCGCCGGGGTCGTGCACGAGGTGCTCGACGAGCTCGGCGCCACCGGCTTCCCGAAGACGTCCGGCGGGTCCGGGCTGCACGTCTACGTCCGGATCCCGCCGGACCACGGGTTCGCCGACGTCCGCCGGGCGGCGCACGCGTTCGCCCGCGAGGTCGGCCGGCGCTGCGACCGGGTCGACCTGTCCTGGTGGCGGAAGGACCGGGACCCGTCGGCGATCTTCGTCGACTACAACCAGAACGCCCGCGACCACACGATCGCCTGCGCCTACTCGGTGCGCGGCACGCCCGACGCGCGGGTGTCGGCCCCGGTCCGCTGGGACGAGATCGACGCCTGCGAGCCCGGCGACTTCACCATCGCCACGATGCCCGCCCGGTACGCCGAGCTGGGCGACCTGCACGCGGGCATCGACGAGGCCGTCTTCGCCATCGACCCGCTGCTGGAGTGGGCAGACCGCGACGCCCGCGACGGCGCCCCTCCCCCGGACCTCCCCGACCTCGACGACGCGTGAGCCCCGGTCCCCTCCGCCGAGATGCGGACCAGAGTCGCCCGGTGATCGGGAACTCGCGCTGAGCCGCATCTCGGCGGAGACGGTCCGGCTCCGGACGACCGGGGCCTGGCAGGATGCCGGACGTGGAGGACGAGTTCCGCAAGCGGCAGCTCAACCGGGTCGGCTACGGCGTCGGCGGCGGGCTCGTCGTCGGCTGCGCGATCTGGACGCTGGGCGGCTCGTGGTGGTGGGTCGTGGTGTTCCTCGCCGTCGGCGTCGCGCTCGGCCTGTTCCTGCGCACGACCACCCCGCCCGGCCCGCAGGACTGATCAGCCGCCCGACACGGCGCGGAGCCGGGCGAACTCGGCGACCATCCCGGCCCGCGACCAGTGCGCGTTGAGCCCGGACGGGTTCGGCAGCACCCAGACCCGCGTGGCGCCGAGGCGGTCGTCCTGCTCCCCCACCGCGGCGTCGCGCCGGCCGAACGCGGTCCGGTAGGCGCCGATCCCGACGACCGCGAGCCAGCGCGGCGCGCGGGCGCCGACCAGGGTGCGCAGGTGCTCGCCACCGGCGACCAGCTCGTCGTCGGTCAGCTCGTCGGCCCGCGCGGTCGCGCGCGGCGCCATGTTGGTGATGCCCAGCCCGAGCCCGGCCAGCTCGCCCTGCTCGGCGGGCGTCAGCAGCCGCGGCGTGAACCCGGACCCGTGCAGCACCGGCCAGAACCGGTTCCCCGGGCGGGCGAAGTGGTGCCCGGTCGCCGCGGAGACCAGGCCCGGGTTGATCCCGCAGAACAGCACCCGCAGCGGCGGGTCACCGGGGCCGGGGAGCACGTCCGGGATCATCCGGTCCCGGGCACGGTCGAGCTCGTCGCGGCTCGGCAGGCGTCCCACCCGGCCAGTATCCCGGCGGGCGATCAGTTCCGGGCGGCCGGCAGGTCCATCCCCCGACGGGCGAGCCGGGATGCCCGCACCGCCGCCCGAGAGGAGACTCCCCGCCGTGGACCTGCCCGTGATGCCCCCGGTGAAGCCGATGCTCGCCAAGCCCGCGTCGTCGATCCCCGACGGCCGGCTGTACGAGCCCAAGTGGGACGGCTTCCGCTCGATCGTCTTCCGGGACGGTGACGACGTCGAGATCGGCTCCCGCAACGAGCGGCCGATGACGCGCTACTTCCCCGAGGTCGTCGAGGCGGTGCGGGCGAACTTCCCGGACCGCGCGGTGATCGACGGCGAGATCGTCGTCGCGGACCCCGCGAACAACCGCCTCGACTTCGAGGCGCTCCAGCAGCGGATCCATCCCGCCGCGAGCCGGGTGACGCTCCTGTCGACCGAGACGCCGGCGTCGTTCGTGGCGTTCGACCTGCTCGCGCTCGGCGCCGACGACCTGACCGGGCTGCCGTTCGCCGAGCGTCGCGACCTGCTGGAGTCCGCGCTCGCCGACGCCGCCCCGCCGGTGCACCTCACCCCCGTCACCGACGACACCGGCACCGCCCGGCGCTGGTTCGACCGGTTCGAGGGCGCCGGGCTCGACGGCCTGATCGCGAAGGACCCGGCGGGGACCTACCAGCCGGACAAGCGCGTCATGACCAAGATCAAGCACGAACGGACCGCGGACTGCGTCGTCGCCGGGTACCGGGTGCACAAGTCCGGGCCGGACGCCGTCGGGTCGCTCCTGCTCGGCCTGCACGACGAGCGCGGGGTGCTGGTGTCGGTCGGTGTCGTCGGCGCGTTCCCGATGGCACGCAGACGGGAGCTGATGACCGAGCTCCAGCCGCTGGTCACCGGCTTCGACGAGCACCCGTGGGCCTGGGCGAAGCAGCTCGAGGGCGAGCGCACCCCGCGCAAGTCCGAGACGAGCCGCTGGAACGCCGGCAAGGACCTCTCGTTCGTGCCGCTGCGCCCGGAGCGGGTCGTGGAGGTGCGCTACGACTACATGGAGGGCGCCCGGTTCCGGCACACCACCCAGTTCGTGCGGTGGCGCCCGGACCGCGCCCCGGAGTCGTGCACCTACGAACAGCTGGACCGGCCGGTCGGGTTCGACCTGGCCGAGGTCCTCGCGGGCCGCGGCTGAGCCGCAGGACGCTCCGGGAGGACCGATCGGCGCCGGCGCGGTAGCGTCCGGCACCGCGTCTTGATCATCAACGGCAGCCGCAGGAGTCCCGGTGCACGAAGGTCGTGGGGAGCCGCACCGACCGCGGCTCGGCGTCCGCGTCGGCCATGCGCCGCAGCAACAGCCGCACCGCCTCCCGGCCGATCTCGGCGAACGGCTGCGCGACGACGGTGAGGCGTGGGCTGAACGCGTCGGCCCAGGGAAAGTCGTCGAACGCGGCCAGGGCGATGTCCCCGGGGACTGCCAGGCCGACGTCGTGCGCGGCCTGGACCGCACCGATGGTCATGGCGTTGTTACCGGTGATCAGCGCGCCGGGCCGGTCGGGGGCCGACAGGAGCGAGCGGACGGCGCTGCGGGCCGGCTCGGCCTCCGAGTGTCCTTCCAGGACGAGCCCGTAGTCGAGCCCGGCGCGGCGCAGTCCCAGCCGGTAGCCCTCGAGCCGCTCGACGGTCGTCGCGAGACCGGCCTGACCGGCGACGAACCCGATCCGGGTGTGCCCGGCCGCGGCCAGGTGATGGACCAGCCCGGCCACCGGCTCGACGTTCTCGGCGCCGACCTCGTCGTAGCCGCCACCGAGCATCCGGTCGACCAGGACGACCGGCACCTCCTGTTCGGACAGTGCCTCCAGCGTCCCCGACGAGTCCGCCGACGGCGCGAGCAGCAGCCCGTCGACACGGCTGCGCAGGCGGGCGACGGCCGTCGCCTCCGTGCCGGGGTCGTCGTGCGGGTCGGTGAGCAGCAGCGTGTACCCGGCGGCGGCCGCCTCGTCCTCGACGCCGTGCAGCAGCTCGCCGAGGTACGGGTTGGAGATCGCGGACAGGGCGAGCGCCACGGTGCGGGTGCGGGCGGTCGCGAGCGAGCGGGCTGCCGCGTTGGGCGAGTAGCTGACCTCGGCCATGGCGGCGAGCACCTGACGGCGGGTGTGCTCGCGCACCGGCCGGGTGCCGTTGAGCACATGGGAGACGGTCGCGGTGGACACCCCGGCGAGCCGGGCGACCTCGGCCATGGTCGCGATCGTGCACCTCCCTGTCACGGAACGAGCACAGAGTACAGGCAAGCGGTTGCGCAAGCGGTTACGCCGCGCATATCGTACACACATCCACCGGTCGGGCGTGCGTCGGATCACACCGATCAGGCCATTCTCGACGACGAGGGGTGCTCGTGAACAGACGGCTGCACCGATCGGGACCCGGCGGCCCACCCGCCGTTCCGGGTCCGCCGGCGCACACCGCGACCGGAGGGCCGGGCGGACCGCGTTCGCGCCGCCGCCGCTCCGCCGTCCTCACCTCGGTGCTCGCCGTGGTCGCGCTGGTCCTGTCCGGCTGCGCGGGAGCGGGGACGCTGGGCCTGCCCGAGGGCGCCCGGGTCGTGACGATCGCGATCGTGTCCAACCCGCAGATGGAGGACGCGATCGAGCTCAGCCCGCGCTTCGAGGCGGAGAACCCGGACATCAAGCTCCGGTTCGTCAGCCTGTCGGAGAACGAGGCGCGCGCGAAGATCACCGCATCGGTCGCGACCGGCGGCGACGAGTTCGACGCGGTGATGATCTCGAACTACGAGACCCCGCAGTGGGCCCGCAACGGCTGGCTGACCGACCTCGACCCGCTGATGGCGCAGACGCCGGGCTACGACCGCGAGGACTTCACCCCGAGCATCCGCAACGCCCTGTCCGGTCCGGACGGCCACATGTACTCGGTCCCGTTCTACGGCGAGTCGGCGTTCCTGATGTATCGCAAGGACCTCTTCGAGCAGGCCGGGCTGACGATGCCGGCGAAGCCGACCTGGGAGCAGGTCGCGGGGTTCGCCGACCGGCTGACCGACCGCTCGCAGGGCCGCGGCGGGATCTGCCTGCGCGGCAAGCCCGGCTGGGGCGAGGTCATGGCCCCACTCGACGCGATGATCAATTCCTGGGGTGGTCGCTGGTACGACCCGCAGTGGAACGCCCAGCTGAACTCCCCCGAGGTCCGCGAGGCCGCCAACTTCTACGTCGACCTGGTCCGCCGGGACGGGCAGGCCGGTGCCGCCGGGTCCGGGTTCTCCGAGTGCGGCAACCAGTTCAGCCAGGGCAACACCGCGATGTGGTTCGACGCCACGGTCGCCGCCGGCCTGCTGGAGAACCCGGAGGAGTCCAACGTCGTCGGGAAGGTCGGGTACGCCCCGGCCCCCACCGGCCCGGGCGGACTGCCGTCCAGCTGGCTCTACTCCTGGGCGCTGGCGATCCCGAAGACCACCGCCGACAAGGGCCCCGAGCAGGTCGACGCGACCTGGCGCTTCCTGTCCTGGATGACCTCGAAGCCCTACCAGCGGATGGTCGGCGAGGAGCTCGGCTGGACCTCGGTCCCGCCCGGTGCCCGCCAGTCCACCTACGAGATCCCGGAGTACGTCGAGTCGTCGAAGGCGTACGGCCCGCAGACCCGGGCGGCGATCAACGCCGCGAACCAGGACCGTCCCACCCGGGACCCGGTCCCCTACACCGGGCTGCAGTTCGTCGGGATCCCCGAGTTCCAGGACCTCGGCACCCGGGTCAGCCAGCAGATCTCGGCGGCCGTCGCAGGGCAGCAGAGCACCGACGAGGCCCTCGAGCAGGCCCAGCAGTACGCCCAGACCGTCGGTGAGGGCTACCAGCAGTCCGGGGAGGACCAGTGACCGCCACGGCCGAACGCGTCGAGGAGACGCGGACGCGACCGGCCTCCGGGCCGGGGTCGCGCAAGGACGGCTGGATCCGCCGGGCGCCGCTGCTGCCCGCGCTGATCTTCACGATCATCGTCACGCAGCTGCCGTTCCTGATCACCATCTGGTACTCGCTGCAGTCCTGGAACCTGGTCCGCCCCGGCAGTCAGCGCTTCGTCGGGCTGGAGAACTACGGGACGGTGTTCACCGACTCGCAGTTCCGGGGCGTCGCGCTGAACTCGGTGCTCCTGACGCTCGGCTCGGTCGCGATCGCGATGATCCTGGGCCTGGCGATCGCGCTGCTGCTGAACCGGGCGTTCGTCGGCCGCGGCATCGTCCGGACCCTGATCATCACGCCGTTCCTCATCACCCCGGTGGCCGGCGCGCTGCTCTGGAAGACGGTGCTGTTCGACCCGACCTACGGCCTGGTCAACTTCGTGCTCGGCCCGTTCGGCGCCGGCCAGACGGACTGGGTGTCGACGTTCCCGCGGACCGCGGTGATCATCGCGCTGGTCTGGCAGTGGACGCCGTTCATGATGCTGCTGATCCTCGCCGGGCTCGGCTCGCAGCCGCCGGAGGTCCTGGAGGCCGCCCGGATGGACGGCGCCACCGGCTTCGCCGTGTTCCGCGAGGTGACGCTGCCGCACCTGCGCCGCTTCATCGAGCTGGGCGTGGTGCTCGGGGCGATCTACCTGGTCAACACGTTCGACACGATCTACATGATGACCCAGGGCGGGCCCGGCACGGCGTCGGCGAACCTGCCCTTCTACATCTAC
Proteins encoded in this window:
- the dxr gene encoding 1-deoxy-D-xylulose-5-phosphate reductoisomerase, translating into MKSLVVLGSTGSIGAQALDVIAKAGGFAVTGLAAGGSDVPALAAQAREHRVPRVAVSSPAAAEALREQLPGVEVLDGPDAATELVAAAGADIVLNGITGSRGLRPTLAALESGARLALANKESLVAGGPLVLAAAGPGQIVPVDSEHSALAQCLRGGRASEVDRLVLTASGGPFRGRDRASLADVTLDQALKHPTWDMGPVITINSATLVNKGLEVIEAHLLFGTPYDRIDVTVHPQSIVHSMVTFADGSTIAQASPPDMRLPIALALGWPDRLPGASAACDFAEAQTWTFEPLDDDAFPGVRLARAAGLAGGCVPAVLNAANEELVAAFVQGRIGYLGVTDLLGEVLEAADAWTGDPATVADVLAAEEWARAHAREKAAS
- a CDS encoding DUF2631 domain-containing protein translates to MASNTREVAIRSGVDPEAEPSVDWGWHQNFTKGLPIAAGLTGVVLLLFLIGHPASWTEILYMAIPAVFCLVGAVVYPIYKRRSWRH
- the ligD gene encoding non-homologous end-joining DNA ligase; amino-acid sequence: MAASAGEPVELTIGDRVVRLSSPDRVYFPARGETKRDLAAYYESVGDGIVRALRDRPCMLHRFPTGVTGEKVHQKRLPRGAPDWVRTVRVHFPRFNRTADELCVGHLADVVWAVQMSTVEFHPWNSRAADVESPDEWRIDLDPMPSAGWGDVRRVAGVVHEVLDELGATGFPKTSGGSGLHVYVRIPPDHGFADVRRAAHAFAREVGRRCDRVDLSWWRKDRDPSAIFVDYNQNARDHTIACAYSVRGTPDARVSAPVRWDEIDACEPGDFTIATMPARYAELGDLHAGIDEAVFAIDPLLEWADRDARDGAPPPDLPDLDDA
- the mug gene encoding G/U mismatch-specific DNA glycosylase; its protein translation is MGRLPSRDELDRARDRMIPDVLPGPGDPPLRVLFCGINPGLVSAATGHHFARPGNRFWPVLHGSGFTPRLLTPAEQGELAGLGLGITNMAPRATARADELTDDELVAGGEHLRTLVGARAPRWLAVVGIGAYRTAFGRRDAAVGEQDDRLGATRVWVLPNPSGLNAHWSRAGMVAEFARLRAVSGG
- a CDS encoding ATP-dependent DNA ligase; translation: MDLPVMPPVKPMLAKPASSIPDGRLYEPKWDGFRSIVFRDGDDVEIGSRNERPMTRYFPEVVEAVRANFPDRAVIDGEIVVADPANNRLDFEALQQRIHPAASRVTLLSTETPASFVAFDLLALGADDLTGLPFAERRDLLESALADAAPPVHLTPVTDDTGTARRWFDRFEGAGLDGLIAKDPAGTYQPDKRVMTKIKHERTADCVVAGYRVHKSGPDAVGSLLLGLHDERGVLVSVGVVGAFPMARRRELMTELQPLVTGFDEHPWAWAKQLEGERTPRKSETSRWNAGKDLSFVPLRPERVVEVRYDYMEGARFRHTTQFVRWRPDRAPESCTYEQLDRPVGFDLAEVLAGRG
- a CDS encoding LacI family DNA-binding transcriptional regulator — encoded protein: MAEVARLAGVSTATVSHVLNGTRPVREHTRRQVLAAMAEVSYSPNAAARSLATARTRTVALALSAISNPYLGELLHGVEDEAAAAGYTLLLTDPHDDPGTEATAVARLRSRVDGLLLAPSADSSGTLEALSEQEVPVVLVDRMLGGGYDEVGAENVEPVAGLVHHLAAAGHTRIGFVAGQAGLATTVERLEGYRLGLRRAGLDYGLVLEGHSEAEPARSAVRSLLSAPDRPGALITGNNAMTIGAVQAAHDVGLAVPGDIALAAFDDFPWADAFSPRLTVVAQPFAEIGREAVRLLLRRMADADAEPRSVRLPTTFVHRDSCGCR